One Acidobacteriota bacterium genomic window, GGGCGTTGATCGGGCACCAAGCGCATGCTGATCTTGGCGCTGGCGTGAGCCGGAATCACTGTCTTCGAGCCCGGCCCGGTAAAGCCGCCCGGCATGCCATGCACCTCGAGCGTTGGCCGCGCCCAGGTGCGCTCAAGCACGGAATACTGCTGTTCACCCGTTAAAGCGGCCGAGCCCAATTCCTGCTCCCGATAGGCGTTTTCGTCAAAGGGCAGTCGTTTCCAGGCCTCCAGCTCCGCCGCGTTCGGCGGCTGCACGTGGTCATAAAAACCCGGGATCAGGATCTTGCCCTCCACTGATTTCAGGCCCACGATAATGCGTGCCAGCGCTTCGAACGGGTTTGGCGCTACGCCTCCGTACATGCCGGAGTGCAAGTCCCGGCTTGGCCCCTGGACTTCGATTTCGGCATACACCATGCCCCGCAACCCAACATCAAGCGACGGCAGGCCAGGAGCAAAAAACGCGGTGTCGCTGACCACGGCGCAATCGCAGGCCAGCGCATCGTGATGCTGGCGAACATAGAGTTCCACGCCCTCGCCTCCGACTTCCTCCTCCCCCTCGAGCAGGAACTTGACGTTGACCGGCAAGCGGCCGCTCGTCTGCATCCAAGCCTGTACGGCCTTGACTTGGGCAAAGACCTGTCCCTTGTCGTCGGACGCGCCACGGGCATAAAGATTGCCATCGCGCACGGTGGGTTCAAAAGGAGGAGTGAGCCATTCGGAGAGCGGGTCAGGAGGCTGGACATCGTAATGACCGTAGAACAGCAGCGTGGGTGCTCCCGGAGCGTGCAGCCAATCGGCGTAGAGCAAGGGCTCGCCTTGGGGGCGTTCCTTTGGCAGCAGTCGCTGGATGTTTTCCATACCCATGGCTCGCATCTGTTCCGCGAGGAAGGCATGGGCGCGTTCCATGTCCGGGCGGTGGGCCGGCAACGTGCTGACGCTCGGGATCCGGAGCAGGTCCTTGAGTTCACTCAAAAAGCGGTCAGCATTTTGGTCGAGGTACGCGGGCAGCTCCGCAGGGATGGAAACCATGTTTCACGAGTATAGCAACCTGCTCGTGCTCGCTCCTCACGCCGATGATGAAGTCATTGGCGCCCTGGGAACGCTCTATGAATTCCGCGGCGCCATCACCATCGCCTTTTTGACCGACGGTGCGCCCGCGGCCCGCTGGCGTCCGCCGGGCCTCGACCGCAGCGAATATCGCCGGATGCGCCGCGACGAGGCACGGCAGGTCTGGGTGGCACGGCCACCTCTTGTTGGAGCCGCCCTCCCTGTGGTCGGGCTGTGGCCGAGCGTCGCTCTCCGGCAACGGACGCCCGCTGGCGCTCAGAGCGTCTCCAAGTTGCCGCGGCAGGCTTGTTGGCCGCAAGCGTGCTTGCGCTTCGCACTTATTCCCGACCAGCAGCTCGCCTTGCGCCTTGAGGCGGCGGCCCACTGGCTGGATCAGATCGTGGCCGCGACGCGCCCCGATGCCGTGCTCACTCCCGCCTTTGAGGGCGGACACCCCGATCACGATGCCGCCAATGTTCTCGCCAGCGTGCTGCGCGAAAAGGGACAGTTGCCGGTATGGGAGTATGCGTTGTATACGGCGCACGCAGGGGTGATCCGCCGGCAGGAGTTTCCCGGCGAACCGCAATGGACGATACGGCTGCCTGCGCGTGCGGCCGTCTCCAAGCGCGCTGCATTTGCGCTTTACCGTTCACAGGCGCAGACCCTGGCAGATTTTTCGTGTGAACAGGAAGCTGTGCGTCCGCTGCCGCCACATGACTACCGCCGGCCTGCGCTCCCGGAACCCTCGGTCTACGAACTTTGGGGTTGGCCGTGGAGCGCGCAGGATGTCGCCCGGCAATTCAGCGATTTTCTCGCGCGCCGAGTTGCAGCATGCAGGTGCTGATGCTGACCTACCCTGGAACGCCCGTCGGCCCGGCCGCCTGCGGCGGGACGGAACAGATGGCGTTTCTGCTGCTGCGGGCCTGGTCCCAGCAACGCGAGTTCGCTGTGACCTGGGTGGGCGCGGCGGGAAGCGTGCACTTTCCTAACGTCGAGTTCATCGCCTGGGAAAGCCTGCCCGGCGGGGTGCTGCCGCCCGCTGGCTGGGATCTGATTCACAACGAAGGCGCCTTCGCTGTGCGCACAGCGTTCGCGCCGACGCTTTTTACCCTGCACCTCGCGCGCTCGCTGTATCCGGCAGCACTGTTTGCCGAGCGGCCTGCAACCCTGCACTTTCAGTGCGTCAGCCGTGGCCAGTGGCAGCTTTACGGTGAGGCCGTCTGTTGCGGCTACATTGCCAACGGCATCGACTTGCAGCAGTTCCCTGTCCGCCATCGCGCTGCGGCAAACGATGCGCCGCTGTTGTACCTCGGCCGGATCTGCCCGGAGAAGGCGCCCCACCTGGCCATTGCCGCGGCGCGGCAGGCGAAGCGCCGCCTGTGGCTCGTAGGGGCGGTCGCGCCGTTTCCGGCTCATCAGGAATATTTCCGGCGCCAAATCGCGCCACAGCTCGGCAGCGACATCTGCTGGATCCGTCCGCCGGATCTCGACAGCAAGCGCACGCTGTTCCAGGAGGCTGCCGCAGTCCTGATTCCCTCGCGCATTGCCGAAACCAGCTCGATTGTCGCCATGGAAGCCGCCGCGTCAGGCGTTCCGGTGCTCGCCACCCGCGCCGGCGCTCTGCCCGAAATTGTCGCCGATGGTGAGACAGGCTTTCTCGGCAGCCCCGACGACTTCCCCGGCTTTCTTGACCGTCTTGCCCAAATCGACCCGCATGCCTGTCGTGATCGTGCCGAGCGCCTCTTTTCCTCGGCCCGCATGATCGCCTCCTACGCCGCGCTGTACCGCCGGCTCGCATCCCATCCCCATGCCGCCCGGTCCTGTAACCTGTAACCTGTGACCTCTGCGGCTGGCGTTCGAGTGGTTCTAGTGCGGGTGCGCAACCCGCTCAATATCGGAGCGGCAGCACGGGCCATGGCCAATTTCGGTTTTGAGGAGTTGGTTCTGGTCGAACCGTACGACAAAGCCTGGAAAACGGTTCGTTCGGCGCGAGCGGGCGAGACCGTCCTGGATCGCGCGCGCAGCGTGGAACGGATGGCCGATGCCCTTGACGGATGCGAGCTGATCGTCGGTACCACCGATGGCAGTAAACGCGTGCCGGAGCTGCCGCTGGAAGACTGGCGCGCAGTCGGTGCTTCCCTGCCCTCCGCGCAAACGGCTCTGGTCTTCGGCAACGAAAAGTCCGGCCTCAGCGTGGACGAGATCAGCTTTTGCCATCGCCTCGTCCGCATTCCCACGACTCCCGGCGCGCCCTCGATGAATCTGGGCCAGGCGGTCGCCGTCTGTCTCTACGAGCTGGCGCGCAGCGCGCGCCCGCTGCCGCGTTCGCCCACTCCGCCGGCGGCGATCGACGCCAGCGCACGCGAGCGGATGCTCGATGCCTGGTACCCCCTGCTGGAACGACTCGGTGCGGTGAAGCCAGGCCATGACGCCAGCCAGCGGCGCATCCTGCGCGAAATGCTGACCCGTTGGCGCTGCCGCCGCTCCGACGAGCGCCGACTGCTCGGCCTCGCCCGCCAAATCCGCAACAAGTTCGAAAAAAGCTAACTTATGCCCCCCGCTCGCGTCGATGGCAGTTGGATGACGAACGTGGCGGCGGAGCCGACTGCTAACGATGTCGCCGCAACCGCACCCGCGGTGTGGGACGAGGAGGGCTTTCGTGCCGTGGTGGAAACGCATAGCAGCCGCTTGTTCTCCCTCGCATACCGCATGATGGGCAACGCACAGGACGCGGAGGATTTAGTACAGGAGAGCTTCCTGCGGGCTTATCGCAGCCGTCGTGGCTTCGATGGCCGGGCCAGCGTCACCACCTGGCTCTGCCGCATTTGCACCAACGCCGCGCTCGATCAGCTTCGCCGCCGCCGGACGCGACCGCAGCCCGCTGCCGATCCCGAGGAAGGTGCGTCCTGGGCCGAGAGCCTGACCGCGCCCGGCGCCTCGCCCGAGCGCCTGATGTTCAGCCGTGAACTCAGGACACGCGTGCATGCCGCCATGGCCGCACTGAGCCCGAAAGAGCGCGCCGCCTTCGTTCTGCGCCATTACGAAGGCTTGTCTATTGAAGAAATAGGCACCGCGCTAGGGCTGCGAACCGCAGCCACCAAGAACACGATCTTTCGCGGCGTGCGCAAGCTGCGCGCCCTGCTGGAGGGCCTATGAAGCACATCGAGGAAAACGATCTTCTGGAGTTGGCAATGTCGCACGAAGCCGTGCAAGGTCACGCGGCCGAATGCCAAAAGTGCCAGGCGAAGCTGAGGCAGTGGCGGCACGTGCTGCACCTGGCCGGTGCTTATGTGCCCACCGCGGCGCCCGACCCCGCAGCCGTATGGCAACGGCTCGCGCCCCAACTTGCCGGTCGCCCGCCAAAAGCGCCAGTAGCCTGGCGGCCATGGGCCATCGCACTGGCCGCCTGCATCGCGCTCGCTGCATTTCTGCTTTTGCGTCCGCGACCGGCGGCCACCCCGGCGCCCTTCGCCACGGCAAAGGCGCCCTCGCCGGTATTGCGCTATGCCGTCGCCGAGCATCTCGACCGCACGCAGGCTTTGCTGGTCGAGTTGGCCCATGCCAACGAGCTGTCGAATGGGCCGGTAAACCTATCGTTGGAGAAATCCAGCGCCCGCAGGCTCCTGGGCGCCAACCGCCTCTACCACCAGAGCGCCGCGTTGCAGCACGATGCCGTGCTGGCGAACGTGCTGGGCTCGCTCGAGCCGCCCCTGCTCGAAATTGCCCACAGCCCCAGCCAGGTGCCTACCACCGCCTGGCGGCGCATGCAGCGCCGCATTGCCGCCAGCGGGGTGTTATTCAAAGTGCGCGTGCTCGATCAAACCTTGCACGCAGAAAACGGAGCTTTATGAAGATCACCCGCAGTCTTCCCTACGCGCTCGTCAGCCTTGGGCTGGCAGCCTCACTCAGCGCCCAAACCAGCAGTGCATCGCCCAAGGAGCAACAGAAACAGGCAACACAGCAATACCAGCGCGGCCTGGACGCCATCAATGCCGCGCAATGGGCCAAAGCGGAAGTAGCCATGGCGCAGGCACAAACCGTGCTGGCGAAGCTCCAGAGCAAAGACGCGAGCGGAGCGCTCTACTGGGAGGCATACGCTGCCGCCAAGCAGGGGGAGCGGGCCAAGGCAATGGCGGCTCTTGCCAGACTCCAGCAGGACTACGACCACAGCGACTGGCAACAAGACGCGGCCGCGCTCCGGATGCAACTCGACCTGCAGAGGGGTGTGCTCGCACCACCGCTGGCGCCTGTATCTCCGCTGCCAGCCCTGGCTCCCGCGCCGCCAGGATGGCACGACTCCTTCACGCTTGCGCCGGGGAGACGCGCTACCAACGACGCCGATGAGCTCAAGCTGCTCGCGCTCAACGGTCTGATGAACACTGAACCTTCCAAGGCGCTGCCGCTGCTGGAAAAGGTAATCAACGGCAACTCCGACGCAACCGTAAAGGATCGTGCCTTATTTGTGCTGGCGCAGAGCAATTCACCATCCGCCATCGCAACGCTCACCCATATCGCCCAATCCAATTCCGACACCAGCGTCCGCGAGCATGCGGTGCGCTATCTGGGGATGATGGGCGGGCAAAAGGGAGCAGCCGCCCTGGCGCAGATCTACGCGACCACAAATTCGATTGCGGTCAAACGTAGCATCCTGCGGTCTTATATGGTCGGCGGCGATACCACGCAATTGATTGCTGCCGCTAAAGCGGAACAGAACCAAAAATTACGGAGCGAGGCCATTCGCGAGCTCGGCCTTAGCGGTTCTCCGCAGGCCCTGGCCGCGCTGACCGGACTCTATCAAGGCGCCCGGGACCGCAACGCCAGTGACGCCGTCATTCAGGCGCTGTTCCTGCACAGTAGCGCGCAAGCGCTTGTGACGCTCGCACGCAAGGAGACCGATCCACGGCTCAAGGAAGACATCGTGCAAAAGCTTTCGCTGATGCACGATCCCATCGCTACCGCCTATCTCGAGGAGCTGCTCAAGCAATGAATCGTCTCGGACTCGTACTGGTAGCTGCCGCCCTTTCCACAGTGACCCTGGCGCAGACGCCAGGCACCATGCAAGCGCAATTGCACCGTGCTGAGCAATCGCCAACGCCGTTGTGGTGGGGCTATCGCGTGACCGGCATAGGAGCATGGAACTGCGGCACCGTCTACCTCGGCGGACGCGACCGTACGCCCCAGTCGGGTCCGGTCCGCATCTTGTTGCATATCGAAAACCATCAGGTCACGCGCGTTCGCGCCATTGGAGGCGAGTGCAGGATTGATGCCGGCGGTGAGCCGCTGCAATGGGCCGCTGGCGGCGATGCCGCGCAAAGCATGCAATTGCTGGCCAGCCTCGCCCAGCGTCCGGTTCCCGGCGCCATGGCTGCCCTGGCCGACAGTGGCGGCACGGCCGCCGTTCCGGAAATGATCCGGCTCGCCAAGCTCAACCCCTCGGCGCATGTCCGCGAACAGGCGATTTTCTGGCTCAGCCAGAGGGCGGGCCAAAAGGCGGCCGCCGCCCTCAGCAGCGCTGTCGCCAACGATCCAGATACGCGCGTCAAAGAGCGGGCCGTGTTCGGTATCAGCCAACTTCCCGATGGCCAGGGCGTACCCCTATTGATTCAGTTGGTCAAGACCAACTCAAATCCTGCCGTGCGCAAGCGGGCAATGTTCTGGCTGGGGCAATCCAAAGATCCGCGCGCGTTGGCGTTCATTGAGCAGATCCTGCGGCGCTAATCTAGCGGGTCGGGGCGAACGTTGTGGTGCCGGGCGGCGTGAGCGCCACTTGTTCCACGTCCAGCACCGGCGCCTGATCGCTGCCGCTGCGCTTGCCGCGCACCGTGACCCAGAGATGATCGGGCCGGTGCGCCGCCCGTACCTCGGCGAGCACACGCTTGCGGCCACGTGCGTCGAAGCGGAGGAAATGACCCTGGGCGTCGACTACGCCGATGCCAATAGCCACCTGCTGCCCGCATTTCAGAACGCAAGCCGCGGGATGTTCTGCCAGCTTGGCGCCGTAGTCGGCGAGACAATGGGTGTCGATCAGCCAGCCGGAGGTGGTGACGGCGCCGGCGCGGCTGCGGAAGATGCCGATCGCGGCCAGGATAACCACCGCCGCTACGGCCCACGATGCCCAGTGCCATCTCCGCTGCGGCGCCCGCAGCACTACCGGCGCCTTGGCATCACCGGCATGCACTTGCGCGGGCCGCAATTCTGCCGGCGCCAGAGGTTCGTCGAGACCCGTCGCGAGGGCGGCGTGCAACCGCTCGTGCACGCCCTCCGGCATGGTGAACAGCGTCTCCGCGCCAAGCAAATGCACAGTCGTTTGCAGACTGGCGAAGAAAGCAGCGCAGCGCGCGCAGATTTGCGCGTGGGCGCTGGCTTCGGCGGCAAGCGCCGCGTCCAGCTCGCCGTCGAGGAAGTCGGAACTATGGTCCACAAAGTCCTGGCAGGTCATGGTCATACGCTACTCCGGCGCGGCTGGCGCAACGCGAGGGCCAGCCGTTCGCGCAACTGCAAGCGGGCGCGCAATAGCCGCGTCTTGACATTGGCAATGCTCAGACCCAGTAATTCAGCCGTTTCCTGGGTTGACAGCAACTGCACATCACGCAGAACCACCACTTCACGGTAGCCCGGCGGCAACCCCCGCAACGCCTGATGCAACAAGGTCTCGAGTTCCTTCCGGCCCAGCTTCTGCTCTGGATTTTCCCGCCACTCCGCCACCTCACGCGGCAAAATGCCCTCATCCGTCACCTGCGGTTCGTCGAGCGACTCCCAGAGGTGGGCGTGGTTCTTGCGTAACTTCATGCGGGCAGTATTGAGCACGATCTGCGTCAGCCAGGTCTGGAACTTGGCGTCGCCGCGAAATTGATCCAAGTGCTCGAATGCGCGCAAAAACGTCTCCTGAACTACTTCTTCGGCATCCGCCGTATTCCCCGTAACCCCGAGTGCCGTCCGATACAGCCGCTGCTCGTAGCGCACCACCAGCGTATCGAAGGCACCACGATTACCGGCGCAGCTCTGCCGTACCAGTTCCCAATCCTGATCGGCGGCGGCTACCGGTTCGGCCATGCCTCATCCTAATACGATGTCTACCTGCGCAGGCCGTTACAAACAGGTTGCCGGCTTGATTCGGCCCGCGCAGGCGCCAAAACCGATGCGGGGATGGCCGGGGCGCTGGCCATAGGCCTTGAAGGTGATTTCATCGCCGTCTTCCAAAAAACCACTCCCCAACTCCAGCAGGCACCCGCGCGCCTCCGGCTCCGGACCCGACACCGTCCCCGTCCCCAGCAGATCGCCTGGTCGTAAATTGCAGCCATTGCTGGTGTGGTGCGCGATCATTTGCGCCACTGTCCAGTAGAGATCGCGCAGATTTCCTTTACTCATCCGTACATCTCCGCGCCATACCTCAAGTGTTACATCAAGGGCATAATCACCCGCATGCTGCAGGTACGGCAGCGGCGCCGGATCACCCTCAGGGCGCGGCGCCGGGCTCACCCGAAACGGTTCCAGAGCTGCGCGCGTGACCACCCAGGGCGAAATAGAGGTGGCAAAATTTTTGCCCAGGAACGGCCCCAGCGGCTGATACTCCCATCGCTGAATGTCGCGTGCCGACCAGTCGTTGAGCAGGCAAAAACCAAAAATGTGCGCATCCGCTTCGGCGATCGGAATGGGTTCACCCAGGCGGTTACCCTGCCCCACAAAAATCCCGACCTCAAGCTCATAATCCAATTGCCGGCACGGTCCAAACTCTGGCCCCGGGCCCCCGGTCCCTGACCCCTGGCTCAGCCTCTGCCCGCAAGGCCGCCGCACTGGCTGCGGGCTGGCGACAATCGACGAACTGCGGCCATGGTAGCCCACGGGAATGTATTTGTAGTTGGGCATCAACGGGTTATCGGGCCGGAAGAGCCGTCCTACGTTGGTGGCGTGGTGAATCGAAGCGTAGAAGTCGGTATAGTCGCCGATCGTGGCAGGCATCTGCATCGACGCGCCCGCTTGCGGCACCAGCATCTGGCGCACGCGTTCGCGCTCGCTCGCGGCCGCCGTGCTCAGCAGGGCCTGCAATTTCGCCCGCAACGCCTGCGCCGCCTCCGGCCCGAGGCTCATCAGCGCGTTTAGTACCGGCTGCCGACAGGCAGCCTGCAGCGGCTCTGGCAGAGCGTTCAGCGACCCGCTGGCGGCGGCGGCAAACAGATCGAGAATCTGGTCGCCAATGGCCACTCCCAAATGCACCGATCCGTCGGCCTTCCGGAAGGCGCCATACGGCAAATTGGCCAGCGGGAAGTCCGTTTCCTCGCTGTCGGCCGACGGCAGCCAGGACGGGGCGTTCACGAAACGCAATGCTGATCGAACGCTTCCGTCAGCACTTGAGCGATTTCCGGAGCCGCGTGGCCTTCAATTTGCCGGCGTTCGAGCATGAAGACGAGCTTGCCGTCTTTGAGCAATCCCATCGAAGGCGAGGAGGGCTCATAGCCGGTGAAGTAGCCGCGCGCCCGGTCGGTCGCGTCGGTATCGGCGCCGGCAAAAACAGTAATCGTGCGGTCCGGCCGCGTCTGGTGTTGCAACGCCAGCGCCAGCCCCGGCCGCGCCTTTCCCGCCGCACAACCGCAAACCGAGTTCACCACCACCAGCGTGGTCCCGGCCTTCGCCGCGGCCGCATCGACCGCCGCCGGCGTGCGCGCCTCTTCCACGCCAATCCGGGTCAACTCTTCCCGCATAGGTGCAATCATGAATTCCGGATACACAGTCAGCCTCCTTCTTTTTCAGTGTACTGCCCGCGTCGCGATGACCACGTTGCTGTTCGGCTGCCCGCGGCTGGCCGCCAGCCGCCCATCGCGACTAAAGGCGTAGTCTTTGATGCTCAGGTCCGTGAAGTGCGTCAGCTCGCGCGGCACGCCTCCGGCAATCGGCCAGGCCCAGATGTTGTCGGCCAAACCGGTGGCTTTCACATAAGTGACGGCCTTCCCGTCCGGCGTCCAGTCAAACCGGCCCCATGGCTGTGGGGGGAAATTCTTGAGCACGGTCGCCTTCACCTTTTCGCCGCTGACGTCGAGTAGCGTAGGGCCCTGCCGTCCGATTACCAACATCTTGCTGCCGTCGGGCGAGGCGGCAGCGCTCACGCTGTTGATCGGCTGAGAGTAAAGAAGGTGCGGTATCCCTCCGCTCAGTGGCACTACGTAGAGATATTGCGCTTTTTGCTTCAAGACCAGGAAGGCGACCTCTTTGCCGCCCCGAATCACTACCGGCTGCTGGGCCAGCATGCCGGGCGAGAGCACGGTTGCGCCGCTACCATCGGCGTTTACCCGCCAGACACGGAGCAACTTGTCCGCCAGTGTATGCAACACGATCTGACCGTTGGGCGCAACGTGAGGATCGCTGAACAGTCCCGCCAGTCCGGGCATCGCGATCTCATGCGCATCGGCGCCATCTGCTGTCTCCTCCCACAATTGCGTTTGACCACCCTCAATGCGGTTGGTCAATATTTTGCCTTGCGGTGTCCAAGCCAGCCCGTTCGCGCCCGCCATGTCATCACCGCCGCCGGGC contains:
- a CDS encoding glycosyltransferase, coding for MQVLMLTYPGTPVGPAACGGTEQMAFLLLRAWSQQREFAVTWVGAAGSVHFPNVEFIAWESLPGGVLPPAGWDLIHNEGAFAVRTAFAPTLFTLHLARSLYPAALFAERPATLHFQCVSRGQWQLYGEAVCCGYIANGIDLQQFPVRHRAAANDAPLLYLGRICPEKAPHLAIAAARQAKRRLWLVGAVAPFPAHQEYFRRQIAPQLGSDICWIRPPDLDSKRTLFQEAAAVLIPSRIAETSSIVAMEAAASGVPVLATRAGALPEIVADGETGFLGSPDDFPGFLDRLAQIDPHACRDRAERLFSSARMIASYAALYRRLASHPHAARSCNL
- a CDS encoding BrxA/BrxB family bacilliredoxin, with amino-acid sequence MYPEFMIAPMREELTRIGVEEARTPAAVDAAAAKAGTTLVVVNSVCGCAAGKARPGLALALQHQTRPDRTITVFAGADTDATDRARGYFTGYEPSSPSMGLLKDGKLVFMLERRQIEGHAAPEIAQVLTEAFDQHCVS
- a CDS encoding HEAT repeat domain-containing protein, whose translation is MNRLGLVLVAAALSTVTLAQTPGTMQAQLHRAEQSPTPLWWGYRVTGIGAWNCGTVYLGGRDRTPQSGPVRILLHIENHQVTRVRAIGGECRIDAGGEPLQWAAGGDAAQSMQLLASLAQRPVPGAMAALADSGGTAAVPEMIRLAKLNPSAHVREQAIFWLSQRAGQKAAAALSSAVANDPDTRVKERAVFGISQLPDGQGVPLLIQLVKTNSNPAVRKRAMFWLGQSKDPRALAFIEQILRR
- a CDS encoding RNA polymerase sigma factor translates to MPPARVDGSWMTNVAAEPTANDVAATAPAVWDEEGFRAVVETHSSRLFSLAYRMMGNAQDAEDLVQESFLRAYRSRRGFDGRASVTTWLCRICTNAALDQLRRRRTRPQPAADPEEGASWAESLTAPGASPERLMFSRELRTRVHAAMAALSPKERAAFVLRHYEGLSIEEIGTALGLRTAATKNTIFRGVRKLRALLEGL
- a CDS encoding RNA methyltransferase, producing the protein MTSAAGVRVVLVRVRNPLNIGAAARAMANFGFEELVLVEPYDKAWKTVRSARAGETVLDRARSVERMADALDGCELIVGTTDGSKRVPELPLEDWRAVGASLPSAQTALVFGNEKSGLSVDEISFCHRLVRIPTTPGAPSMNLGQAVAVCLYELARSARPLPRSPTPPAAIDASARERMLDAWYPLLERLGAVKPGHDASQRRILREMLTRWRCRRSDERRLLGLARQIRNKFEKS
- the fahA gene encoding fumarylacetoacetase, which gives rise to MRFVNAPSWLPSADSEETDFPLANLPYGAFRKADGSVHLGVAIGDQILDLFAAAASGSLNALPEPLQAACRQPVLNALMSLGPEAAQALRAKLQALLSTAAASERERVRQMLVPQAGASMQMPATIGDYTDFYASIHHATNVGRLFRPDNPLMPNYKYIPVGYHGRSSSIVASPQPVRRPCGQRLSQGSGTGGPGPEFGPCRQLDYELEVGIFVGQGNRLGEPIPIAEADAHIFGFCLLNDWSARDIQRWEYQPLGPFLGKNFATSISPWVVTRAALEPFRVSPAPRPEGDPAPLPYLQHAGDYALDVTLEVWRGDVRMSKGNLRDLYWTVAQMIAHHTSNGCNLRPGDLLGTGTVSGPEPEARGCLLELGSGFLEDGDEITFKAYGQRPGHPRIGFGACAGRIKPATCL
- a CDS encoding PIG-L family deacetylase, yielding METMFHEYSNLLVLAPHADDEVIGALGTLYEFRGAITIAFLTDGAPAARWRPPGLDRSEYRRMRRDEARQVWVARPPLVGAALPVVGLWPSVALRQRTPAGAQSVSKLPRQACWPQACLRFALIPDQQLALRLEAAAHWLDQIVAATRPDAVLTPAFEGGHPDHDAANVLASVLREKGQLPVWEYALYTAHAGVIRRQEFPGEPQWTIRLPARAAVSKRAAFALYRSQAQTLADFSCEQEAVRPLPPHDYRRPALPEPSVYELWGWPWSAQDVARQFSDFLARRVAACRC
- a CDS encoding M20/M25/M40 family metallo-hydrolase, with amino-acid sequence MVSIPAELPAYLDQNADRFLSELKDLLRIPSVSTLPAHRPDMERAHAFLAEQMRAMGMENIQRLLPKERPQGEPLLYADWLHAPGAPTLLFYGHYDVQPPDPLSEWLTPPFEPTVRDGNLYARGASDDKGQVFAQVKAVQAWMQTSGRLPVNVKFLLEGEEEVGGEGVELYVRQHHDALACDCAVVSDTAFFAPGLPSLDVGLRGMVYAEIEVQGPSRDLHSGMYGGVAPNPFEALARIIVGLKSVEGKILIPGFYDHVQPPNAAELEAWKRLPFDENAYREQELGSAALTGEQQYSVLERTWARPTLEVHGMPGGFTGPGSKTVIPAHASAKISMRLVPDQRP
- a CDS encoding sigma-70 family RNA polymerase sigma factor is translated as MAEPVAAADQDWELVRQSCAGNRGAFDTLVVRYEQRLYRTALGVTGNTADAEEVVQETFLRAFEHLDQFRGDAKFQTWLTQIVLNTARMKLRKNHAHLWESLDEPQVTDEGILPREVAEWRENPEQKLGRKELETLLHQALRGLPPGYREVVVLRDVQLLSTQETAELLGLSIANVKTRLLRARLQLRERLALALRQPRRSSV